A stretch of Aerococcus urinaehominis DNA encodes these proteins:
- a CDS encoding endonuclease/exonuclease/phosphatase family protein: MKIMTLNVHAWEEDQPLEKLASLAQHINDQDYDYILLQEVNQLLADPVVKPTRFIRPSHEEVDIPIKQSNYAYQLLKLLDYPYYWSWTPAHVGYGKYDEGLAILAKSSFAARCQRISTNQDYQDYRRRVVLAVHLSEKDLELVSGHYSWWQSVDDEYPGQSFQAEWDQTRKILTSGGRKIVGGDFNQLAHVNDQGYDYVLATSDLLDAYRMATSPQGQATVPGEIDGWEGDDAAKRIDYFFVSPNLNVQSYQTLFDGQAMPQVSDHFGIALTLTRSTSF; the protein is encoded by the coding sequence ATGAAAATAATGACCTTAAATGTCCATGCTTGGGAAGAAGACCAGCCATTGGAAAAATTAGCGAGCTTAGCTCAGCATATTAATGACCAGGATTACGACTATATTCTCTTACAAGAAGTCAATCAATTGCTGGCTGACCCAGTGGTCAAGCCCACCCGGTTTATCCGGCCCAGTCATGAAGAGGTCGATATTCCTATAAAACAATCGAATTATGCCTATCAGCTATTAAAGCTTTTAGACTACCCTTACTACTGGTCTTGGACTCCTGCCCACGTGGGATATGGCAAATATGATGAAGGGTTAGCCATTCTCGCTAAAAGTTCTTTTGCTGCTAGATGTCAACGCATTTCAACCAACCAGGACTACCAGGACTATCGACGACGTGTGGTTTTAGCGGTTCACCTATCTGAAAAAGATTTGGAATTAGTTTCTGGTCATTATTCCTGGTGGCAGTCAGTAGATGATGAGTACCCGGGACAAAGTTTTCAAGCAGAATGGGACCAAACCCGGAAAATCCTTACTAGTGGTGGTCGTAAAATTGTGGGTGGTGATTTTAATCAGTTAGCTCATGTCAACGATCAAGGCTATGATTATGTCTTAGCCACGAGCGACCTGTTAGATGCTTACCGAATGGCAACTAGTCCTCAGGGGCAAGCCACGGTACCGGGTGAAATAGATGGTTGGGAGGGCGATGATGCTGCCAAACGAATTGACTACTTCTTTGTTAGCCCTAATCTGAATGTTCAAAGCTACCAAACCTTATTCGACGGCCAAGCTATGCCGCAGGTCAGTGATCATTTTGGCATTGCCTTGACTTTAACTAGGTCAACTAGTTTCTAA
- the fabV gene encoding enoyl-ACP reductase FabV produces the protein MAIQPQATMRGNVLMGVNPLGCKQEVYNQINYVKKNGSYQGPKKVLVLGASSSYGLATRISTAFGAGADTIGVSYEKGPKSERNLGTPGWYNNIAFKQAAEADGLIAKNIIGDAFTDELKQEVIDYIKEDFGGQVDLVVYSLATGRRTDPETGQVYTSAIKAIGQEVVGPDINLQKETFYQKTLAAASQEEIDETVKVMGGEDWLIWMKTLKEAGVLADGVKTVIYSYLGSDLNRAYYHDGTLGRAKADCDAKAGEINNLLADIDGQALVCVSTAVTTKASSVIPFFPVYCLALYKVMAEAGKHETPIMHKHRIYRDMIYGDQPLYDDEGRLRPDAWELDPDIQAKTTELVQQINEDNFNTDFTAYDLFMHEFYNLNGFDVAGYQEKNIEIDQLQALEP, from the coding sequence ATGGCAATTCAACCACAAGCAACCATGAGGGGAAATGTTTTGATGGGGGTCAATCCCTTGGGCTGTAAGCAAGAGGTTTACAACCAAATTAACTATGTTAAGAAAAATGGTAGCTACCAGGGGCCAAAAAAGGTGCTAGTATTAGGTGCCTCATCTTCTTATGGCTTGGCTACCCGTATTTCAACAGCTTTTGGGGCGGGTGCTGATACGATTGGTGTGTCTTATGAAAAAGGGCCCAAGTCAGAAAGGAATTTGGGCACGCCGGGTTGGTACAATAATATTGCTTTTAAGCAGGCAGCTGAAGCGGATGGCTTGATTGCCAAAAATATTATTGGGGATGCCTTCACTGATGAATTAAAGCAAGAGGTTATTGACTACATTAAAGAGGATTTTGGCGGACAGGTTGATTTAGTAGTTTATTCTTTAGCTACTGGGCGACGTACTGATCCAGAAACGGGTCAGGTCTACACTTCAGCAATCAAGGCTATCGGTCAGGAAGTAGTCGGCCCTGATATCAATCTACAAAAGGAAACTTTTTACCAAAAGACCCTGGCAGCTGCTAGCCAGGAAGAAATTGATGAGACGGTCAAAGTAATGGGAGGTGAGGATTGGCTAATCTGGATGAAGACACTAAAAGAAGCCGGTGTGCTAGCTGATGGCGTCAAGACAGTAATTTATTCTTATCTGGGTTCTGACCTTAATCGAGCTTATTACCATGATGGCACTTTGGGCCGGGCTAAAGCTGACTGTGATGCTAAGGCAGGGGAAATAAATAATCTTTTAGCTGACATTGACGGACAAGCCCTAGTTTGTGTCTCAACAGCTGTTACTACTAAGGCTTCATCTGTTATTCCTTTCTTTCCGGTTTACTGCCTGGCCCTATACAAAGTGATGGCAGAGGCAGGTAAACATGAAACACCAATCATGCATAAGCATCGGATTTATCGCGATATGATCTATGGTGACCAACCACTTTATGATGATGAGGGACGTTTGCGTCCAGATGCTTGGGAGTTGGATCCTGATATCCAGGCTAAAACGACCGAGCTGGTCCAACAAATAAATGAAGACAACTTTAATACAGATTTTACGGCTTACGACCTCTTTATGCATGAGTTTTATAATCTTAATGGTTTCGATGTGGCTGGTTACCAAGAAAAAAATATTGAAATTGATCAACTTCAGGCGCTAGAGCCTTAA